In the Malania oleifera isolate guangnan ecotype guangnan chromosome 1, ASM2987363v1, whole genome shotgun sequence genome, one interval contains:
- the LOC131146536 gene encoding protein AGENET DOMAIN (AGD)-CONTAINING P1, which translates to MEISAGKYVEVCGKEDGFLGSYFVAKVMRRVGKKKLTVEYLTLLSDGEAGQPLREVVDAADVRPLPPQIPVMGFDVLDKVDAFDNDGWWVGRVTGRDFSTYSVYFDSSGDEIAYPISRLRLHQEWENGRWVPSQTKV; encoded by the exons ATGGAGATTTCTGCGGGCAAATATGTCGAGGTTTGTGGGAAAGAAGATGGCTTTTTGGGGTCTTACTTCGTGGCCAAGGTTATGAGGAGGGTGGGCAAGAAGAAGTTGACGGTGGAGTACCTTACTCTGCTTTCGGACGGGGAAGCAGGGCAACCGCTGAGGGAAGTGGTTGACGCCGCCGACGTGAGGCCTTTGCCGCCCCAGATTCCGGTGATGGGTTTCGACGTTCTGGACAAGGTGGATGCCTTCGACAACGATGGGTGGTGGGTCGGAAGGGTCACGGGCAGAGATTTTTCGACGTACTCGGTGTATTTCGACAGCTCCGGCGACGAGATTGCTTACCCAATTTCCAGGCTGAGGCTTCATCAGGAATGGGAGAACGGGCGATGGGTTCCTTCCCAGACCAAG GTTTAG